The Mycobacteriales bacterium genome includes a region encoding these proteins:
- the bioB gene encoding biotin synthase BioB, with amino-acid sequence MRQTSGCRCTPAPRTGAPDVPDILTTAREQVRDGGHGLDEAQTLACLQVDDGRLDELLEVAHEVRMRWCGPEVEVEGIVSAKTGGCPEDCHFCSQSGLFDSPVRSAWLDVPSLVRAARETAATGATEFCIVAAVRGPNERLMDQVRESVAAIRAEVDINIACSLGMLTQDQVDELAGIGVHRYNHNLETARSYFPQVVTTHSWEERWSTLSMVRTAGMEVCCGGIVGMGESLEQRAEFAAQLAALEPDEVPLNFLNPRPGTPFGDLPVLDAATALKTVAAFRLALPRTIIRYAGGRELALGDLASKGMLGGVNAVIVGNYLTTLGRPAEADLELLEDLQMPIKALNASL; translated from the coding sequence ATGCGGCAGACTTCGGGGTGCAGATGCACGCCAGCGCCGAGGACAGGAGCACCTGACGTGCCCGACATCCTGACCACCGCCCGCGAGCAGGTCCGCGACGGCGGTCACGGCCTCGACGAGGCCCAGACCCTCGCCTGCCTGCAGGTGGACGACGGGCGGCTCGACGAGCTGCTGGAGGTCGCGCACGAGGTGCGGATGCGCTGGTGCGGACCGGAGGTCGAGGTCGAGGGGATCGTCAGCGCCAAGACCGGCGGCTGCCCCGAGGATTGCCACTTCTGCTCCCAGTCGGGTCTGTTCGACTCCCCGGTGCGCTCGGCCTGGCTGGACGTGCCGTCGCTGGTGCGGGCCGCCCGGGAGACCGCGGCGACCGGAGCGACCGAGTTCTGCATCGTGGCGGCGGTGCGCGGGCCGAACGAGCGGCTCATGGACCAGGTGCGCGAATCGGTCGCCGCGATCCGCGCCGAGGTCGACATCAACATCGCCTGCTCGCTGGGGATGCTCACCCAGGATCAGGTCGACGAGCTGGCCGGGATCGGCGTACACCGGTACAACCACAACCTGGAGACGGCCCGGTCCTACTTCCCGCAGGTGGTCACCACGCACAGCTGGGAGGAGCGCTGGTCGACCCTGAGCATGGTGCGGACGGCCGGCATGGAGGTCTGCTGCGGCGGGATCGTCGGGATGGGCGAGTCGCTCGAGCAACGGGCGGAGTTCGCGGCCCAGCTCGCGGCGCTCGAACCGGACGAGGTGCCACTGAACTTTCTCAATCCACGTCCGGGTACGCCGTTCGGCGACCTGCCGGTCCTCGACGCGGCGACGGCGTTGAAGACGGTGGCCGCCTTCCGGTTGGCCCTGCCGCGCACCATCATCCGCTACGCCGGCGGCCGCGAACTCGCCCTCGGCGACCTGGCGAGCAAGGGAATGCTCGGCGGCGTCAACGCCGTGATCGTCGGGAACTACCTGACCACGCTCGGCCGGCCGGCCGAGGCCGATCTGGAACTGCTCGAGGATCTGCAGATGCCAATCAAGGCGCTCAACGCCAGTTTGTAA